Proteins encoded within one genomic window of Nitrospira sp.:
- a CDS encoding PDZ domain-containing protein, translating into MRIRSFHIAAGLLMGLLLTGSALADESLSQVPYGHGTDTKMHQGVIGIVLQIGAERIGDPAILYVGMVHPQGPAQQAGLQHGDEIVSVDGTTVTGKSYEQVVHMIRGEVGTVVKLGVRGENGLRELSITRVADDKLPKGTTGPHGSPAR; encoded by the coding sequence ATGCGAATCAGAAGCTTCCATATTGCAGCAGGGTTGCTGATGGGCCTTCTCCTAACCGGCTCAGCTCTGGCCGACGAATCTTTGAGCCAGGTTCCCTACGGTCATGGAACCGATACCAAAATGCATCAGGGGGTTATCGGGATCGTCCTCCAGATCGGAGCTGAGCGGATCGGTGATCCAGCCATCCTCTATGTGGGCATGGTCCATCCACAGGGCCCTGCGCAACAGGCGGGACTGCAACATGGAGATGAGATCGTCAGCGTTGACGGCACTACCGTGACCGGAAAGAGCTATGAGCAGGTGGTCCACATGATTCGAGGTGAAGTGGGAACCGTCGTGAAGTTGGGAGTGAGGGGAGAGAACGGGCTTCGGGAGCTATCCATCACGCGTGTGGCCGATGATAAGCTCCCGAAAGGAACGACGGGGCCGCATGGAAGTCCGGCTCGATAA
- a CDS encoding TIGR01777 family oxidoreductase: MKIVITGGTGFIGQALCATLIRGGHRVIVLTRRMEQVHHRPELPVQAVEWNARDSGPWEQVLEGADAVINLSGASIADARWTDARKQVITESRVLTTRLLVRALLRWSSKPTTFISASGIGYYGATNDQWLDESAPRGEGFLADLCLAWESEALRAAECGARVVTLRTGMVLEQDGGALPKMLVPFRFFAGGPIMPGSQWVSWIHRRDHIGLIEWALANNRISGPLNAVAPEPITMNMFCEVLGRVLHRPSWLPVPRFALNVLLGELGTLMTTGQRVIPAKAMAGGYCFQYTTLEQALWDVLIKRSAA, translated from the coding sequence ATGAAAATCGTCATCACTGGAGGCACAGGATTCATCGGGCAAGCACTATGCGCCACTCTCATCCGGGGAGGTCATAGGGTTATCGTTTTAACCAGACGAATGGAGCAAGTTCATCATCGACCTGAATTGCCGGTTCAAGCAGTCGAATGGAACGCGCGGGACTCAGGGCCCTGGGAGCAGGTCCTTGAAGGAGCGGATGCGGTCATTAACCTTTCAGGTGCGTCAATCGCCGACGCCCGCTGGACGGATGCGCGCAAGCAAGTCATCACCGAGAGTCGAGTCCTTACCACGCGCTTACTTGTCAGGGCTCTTTTACGCTGGTCCTCTAAACCCACCACATTCATCAGCGCCTCTGGAATCGGGTACTACGGCGCCACCAACGACCAATGGTTGGATGAGAGTGCGCCGCGCGGCGAAGGCTTCTTGGCCGATCTGTGTCTCGCATGGGAGTCAGAGGCGCTGCGGGCTGCGGAGTGTGGGGCGCGAGTCGTCACCCTACGCACCGGAATGGTCTTGGAACAAGACGGCGGGGCTTTACCCAAGATGCTAGTGCCTTTCCGATTCTTTGCCGGCGGTCCCATCATGCCGGGAAGTCAGTGGGTCTCCTGGATTCACCGTCGTGATCACATCGGGCTGATCGAGTGGGCTCTCGCCAACAACAGGATATCTGGCCCCCTTAATGCCGTGGCGCCAGAGCCGATCACGATGAACATGTTCTGTGAAGTTCTTGGGCGGGTGCTTCACAGGCCGTCGTGGCTTCCCGTTCCACGGTTTGCCTTGAACGTGCTCCTTGGTGAGTTGGGGACATTGATGACAACCGGCCAACGGGTGATTCCAGCGAAAGCCATGGCGGGAGGTTATTGTTTTCAGTATACAACGTTGGAACAGGCCCTGTGGGATGTGCTGATTAAGAGATCAGCAGCATAA